Genomic segment of bacterium:
TTGGCTATTACCCGAAAATCGTTGGGGGCGACCTTGCCCTCGGCGGTCATCTCTTCGAGGTCGATGAGGGGGGCCGCTCCGGCGTCGTATGCGCCGTAGAGCACCGAGTAGATAATCTTCTCGTGCTTCCAGGTGCCCTGCGGGAAGGAGTAGGGCCCGAGATCCTTCTCCGGATCGACGCCCTTTTCCAGCATGAGCGCGTACTGCGACAAAAAGCCGTAGGGCGCCCACTGGGGGCCGAAGATGAGCCTCTTGCCGCGAAGGTCCTCGATGGTTTTAATCGGGGAATCCTGCCGGACGATTATCGTACCCCGGGTTTTCGAGCCGAAGGCTCCGCGCCTTTCCGATACCAGAAGCTTTGTCCCGTGCTTTTTGGAGAGCGCGGCGAAAATGAGCGAATTCGAGTGGGTGAAGTCGAAATCCCCGCGCAGGTAGGCGTCCTCGAAGTCCATCGTGTCGAGGTAGACGGACTCGAACTTCGCGCCCGTGGCTTTCGAGAGGTAGGCGGTCAGCCCCTCGAATCGCCCTTTGGACTCCTCGGGGGAGTTGCAGATCATGTAGCCGATCCTGAAGACAGGGGCGTCCTGAGAGCAGCCCGCCAGCAAAAAAGTCAAAAGCAGCGCGGCCAGAAGGACCGCGAATTTCCTATTCGGCATCTATTACGGCCTTTCTCGCGGCTTTCTTGGGGTCTT
This window contains:
- a CDS encoding phosphate/phosphite/phosphonate ABC transporter substrate-binding protein, whose protein sequence is MPNRKFAVLLAALLLTFLLAGCSQDAPVFRIGYMICNSPEESKGRFEGLTAYLSKATGAKFESVYLDTMDFEDAYLRGDFDFTHSNSLIFAALSKKHGTKLLVSERRGAFGSKTRGTIIVRQDSPIKTIEDLRGKRLIFGPQWAPYGFLSQYALMLEKGVDPEKDLGPYSFPQGTWKHEKIIYSVLYGAYDAGAAPLIDLEEMTAEGKVAPNDFRVIAKSDLAPYCTFGVSPKVEEKWAGAVKKALLAADAETTAETGGETVKILKRAQIDGFDELPLSEYDILLRWAKAAKMPPYEEY